A genome region from Erigeron canadensis isolate Cc75 chromosome 3, C_canadensis_v1, whole genome shotgun sequence includes the following:
- the LOC122594532 gene encoding membrane protein PM19L-like yields the protein MASGAAKPATFFLLFVNLVLYLIIIIIASWAVNHGIEETHGQASVLSIPARIFPIYYPFGNMATGYVVILSLLAGVVGFTTSAAGLSNAAQWDSSNLYTASIFSIITWSFTLLAMGFACKEIDIGWGGSALRALEVLLIIVSGTQLFSMIAIHSGIEELSRYGGGRV from the exons ATGGCTTCTGGTGCTGCAAAACCGGCAACATTCTTCCTCTTGTTCGTAAACCTCGTGCTTTATTTGATCATTATAATAATTGCTTCTTGGGCTGTCAACCATGGAATCGAAGAAACTCATGGACAAG CATCTGTTTTGAGTATTCCAGCAAGAATATTTCCGATATACTACCCATTCGGAAACATGGCAACGGGCTATGTGGTTATCTTGTCTCTGTTAGCTGGGGTTGTGGGCTTTACAACCTCGGCCGCTGGATTAAGTAATGCGGCACAATGGGATTCTTCAAATCTATACACAGCTTCTATTTTTTCTATAATTACTTGGTCATTCACTCTGCTTGCTATGGG ATTTGCCTGCAAAGAGATTGATATTGGTTGGGGTGGTTCAGCATTG CGCGCACTTGAGGTCCTCTTGATCATTGTTAGCGGGACACAGCTATTCAGCATGATTGCGATTCATTCTGGTATTGAAGAACTTTCAAGGTACGGAGGGGGACGAGTCTAA
- the LOC122590687 gene encoding membrane protein PM19L-like yields the protein MTYGIAKPATFFLLFVNLVLYLIIIIIASWAVNHGIEETHGQASVLSIPARIFPIYYPIGNMATGYVVILSLLAGVVGFTTSVTGLSNAAQWDSSNLYTASTFSIIAWSFTLLAMGFACKEIDVGWGGSALRALEVFLIIVSGAQLFSMIAIHFGIEELSRYAGGRV from the exons ATGACTTATGGTATTGCAAAACCCGCAACATTCTTCCTCTTGTTTGTAAACCTCGTGCTTTATttgatcataataataattgctTCTTGGGCTGTCAACCATGGAATTGAAGAAACCCATGGACAAG CATCTGTTTTGAGTATTCCAGCAAGAATATTTCCAATATACTACCCAATTGGAAACATGGCAACGGGCTATGTGGTTATCTTGTCTCTCTTAGCCGGGGTTGTGGGTTTTACAACATCGGTCACGGGATTAAGTAATGCGGCACAATGGGATTCTTCCAATCTATACACCGCTTCAACGTTTTCTATAATAGCTTGGTCATTCACCCTGCTTGCCATGGG ATTTGCTTGTAAAGAGATTGATGTTGGTTGGGGCGGTTCTGCATTG CGTGCACTTGAGGTCTTCTTGATTATTGTTAGCGGGGCACAGTTATTCAGCATGATTGCGATTCATTTTGGTATCGAAGAACTTTCAAGGTACGCAGGGGGACGAGTCTAA